From a region of the Mycobacteroides saopaulense genome:
- a CDS encoding alpha-ketoacid dehydrogenase subunit beta, producing the protein MSGALNAGLRAALEDDDKVIVMGEDVGKLGGVFRVTDGLQKDFGDHRVIDTPLAESGIIGTAVGLAMRGYRPVCEIQFDGFVYPAFDQIVSQVAKLHYRTKGAVGMPLTIRIPFGGGIGAVEHHSESPEAYFAHTAGLRVVSCSSPQDAYDMIRQSVACDDPVVFFEPKRRYWEKGEVDTETVDPLPLSSARIVRPGTAVTVAAYGPMVAVASTAAEMAAAEGMSIEVVDLRSLSPVDFDTLEASVRKTGRLVVVHEASVFMGLGAEIAARITERCFYHLEAPVLRVGGFALPYPANKVEHHYLPDAERVMDAVDRAIAA; encoded by the coding sequence ATGTCCGGTGCCCTGAACGCGGGATTGCGTGCGGCCCTGGAAGATGACGACAAGGTGATCGTCATGGGAGAGGATGTCGGCAAGCTCGGCGGCGTCTTCCGGGTCACCGATGGGCTGCAGAAGGATTTCGGCGACCACCGCGTCATCGACACCCCGCTGGCCGAATCCGGAATCATCGGCACCGCTGTCGGTTTGGCCATGCGCGGATACCGGCCGGTGTGCGAGATCCAGTTCGACGGATTTGTCTACCCGGCCTTCGACCAGATCGTCAGCCAGGTGGCCAAGTTGCACTATCGCACCAAGGGTGCGGTGGGCATGCCGTTGACCATCCGCATCCCGTTCGGTGGCGGAATCGGTGCGGTGGAACACCATTCGGAGTCACCGGAGGCGTATTTCGCGCACACCGCCGGTCTGCGAGTGGTGTCCTGCAGTTCACCGCAGGATGCGTACGACATGATCCGCCAGTCCGTCGCCTGCGACGATCCGGTGGTCTTCTTCGAACCCAAGCGCCGATACTGGGAGAAGGGCGAGGTCGATACCGAAACGGTGGACCCGCTGCCCCTGTCGTCCGCGCGTATCGTCCGGCCGGGCACGGCGGTCACCGTCGCCGCATACGGTCCGATGGTCGCGGTAGCCTCCACCGCCGCGGAGATGGCTGCCGCGGAGGGTATGTCGATCGAGGTGGTGGATCTGCGTTCGCTCTCGCCGGTCGACTTCGACACCCTGGAGGCGTCGGTGCGTAAGACCGGGCGGCTGGTGGTGGTTCACGAGGCGTCGGTGTTCATGGGGCTGGGTGCCGAGATCGCGGCGCGCATCACCGAGCGGTGCTTCTATCACCTGGAGGCGCCGGTGCTGCGGGTCGGCGGCTTCGCCCTTCCGTATCCGGCCAACAAGGTGGAGCATCACTACCTGCCCGATGCGGAGCGGGTGATGGACGCCGTCGACCGCGCCATCGCCGCCTAG
- a CDS encoding Lrp/AsnC family transcriptional regulator, producing the protein MTTLDATDAKLLLALTQTPRASGVELAQRLNLSRNTVQARLTRWDQHEALAGIDHQIVPRAMGYPMTAYVTARIDQHQLAAIGVALADVPEVVQVHGLAGADDLMIKVVAVDSDDLYRIAGNILDIPGITRTSIAIAMHELVAFRMTPLLRRLAGQE; encoded by the coding sequence ATGACCACTCTGGATGCCACCGATGCGAAGTTGTTACTGGCGCTCACGCAAACTCCCCGCGCATCCGGCGTCGAGCTGGCGCAGCGACTGAACCTGTCGCGCAACACCGTGCAGGCGCGGCTCACCCGCTGGGATCAGCACGAGGCGCTGGCCGGAATTGACCACCAGATCGTGCCGCGGGCAATGGGCTATCCGATGACGGCCTACGTCACCGCGCGCATCGACCAGCACCAGTTGGCAGCCATCGGGGTGGCCCTGGCCGACGTACCGGAGGTGGTGCAGGTGCACGGCCTGGCCGGCGCCGACGATCTGATGATCAAGGTGGTGGCCGTCGACAGCGATGACCTGTACCGGATCGCCGGAAACATTCTCGACATCCCCGGCATCACCAGGACGTCGATCGCCATCGCCATGCACGAGTTGGTGGCGTTCCGGATGACGCCGCTGCTGCGCCGGCTCGCCGGGCAAGAGTGA
- a CDS encoding acyl-CoA dehydrogenase family protein, which produces MAWDFETDPEYQELLDWAEEFVRTEVEPLDYVFLNPYDKSDTEAMEYVRPLKEEVKRRGLWACHLGPELGGPGYGQLKLALLNEILGRSVWGPSIFGCQAPDTGNAEILAHFGTEAQKAKYLQPLMDGDIGSCYVMTEPQGGSDPTLFKTTAVRDGDEWILNGEKWFNSEARHAAFWIVMAVTNPDVSPYQGMSMFIVDPNAPGVEIVRNITVHGFSEDEAYTRFTNARIPAENMLGAEGAAFAIAQTRLGGGRVHHAMRTVAQVRKAFDMMCERVISREARGGTIAKLQMTQERIADSWIEMESFRLLVLRTAWLIDKHQDYLKVRKDIAAIKAAMPKVMHDVAQRALHLHGSLGVSEEMPLAKMFLYSEVMGLVDGPTEVHKITIAKEVLKDYTPYEGLFPPSHIPALTEKARAHVAARLEHRVGNL; this is translated from the coding sequence ATGGCATGGGATTTCGAAACCGACCCCGAGTACCAGGAGCTGCTGGACTGGGCCGAGGAGTTCGTCCGCACCGAGGTCGAGCCCCTCGACTACGTATTCCTCAACCCGTACGACAAGTCGGACACCGAAGCCATGGAGTACGTGCGTCCGCTCAAGGAAGAGGTCAAGCGCCGGGGCCTGTGGGCCTGCCACCTGGGACCGGAACTTGGCGGCCCGGGGTACGGGCAACTCAAGCTCGCGCTGCTCAACGAGATCTTGGGACGGTCGGTCTGGGGCCCGTCGATCTTCGGATGCCAGGCGCCCGACACCGGTAACGCGGAGATTCTCGCGCACTTCGGCACCGAGGCACAGAAGGCCAAGTATCTGCAGCCGTTGATGGACGGCGACATCGGCTCGTGCTACGTGATGACCGAGCCGCAGGGCGGATCGGATCCCACGCTGTTCAAGACCACCGCAGTACGCGACGGCGACGAGTGGATCCTCAACGGCGAGAAGTGGTTCAACTCCGAAGCACGGCACGCCGCATTCTGGATCGTCATGGCCGTCACCAATCCCGACGTGAGCCCCTATCAGGGGATGTCGATGTTCATCGTCGACCCGAACGCCCCGGGTGTCGAGATCGTCAGGAACATCACCGTGCACGGGTTCAGCGAGGACGAGGCCTACACCCGATTCACCAATGCGCGCATCCCCGCGGAGAACATGCTGGGCGCCGAGGGGGCGGCGTTCGCGATCGCGCAGACCCGGCTCGGTGGCGGCCGCGTACACCACGCCATGCGCACGGTGGCTCAGGTGCGCAAGGCCTTCGACATGATGTGTGAGCGTGTCATCAGCCGTGAGGCGCGCGGAGGCACCATCGCCAAACTACAGATGACACAGGAGCGCATCGCCGACAGCTGGATCGAGATGGAGTCCTTCCGTCTGTTGGTGCTGCGCACCGCGTGGTTGATCGACAAGCACCAGGATTACCTCAAGGTGCGCAAGGACATCGCGGCCATCAAGGCCGCCATGCCGAAGGTCATGCACGATGTGGCTCAGCGTGCGCTGCACCTGCACGGCTCGCTGGGGGTGTCCGAGGAGATGCCGCTGGCCAAGATGTTCCTGTACTCGGAGGTGATGGGTCTGGTCGACGGACCGACCGAGGTACACAAGATCACCATCGCCAAGGAGGTCCTCAAGGACTACACCCCGTACGAGGGGCTCTTCCCGCCGAGCCATATCCCGGCGCTGACGGAGAAGGCCAGGGCTCATGTGGCGGCCCGGCTCGAGCACCGGGTGGGCAACCTGTGA
- a CDS encoding SDR family NAD(P)-dependent oxidoreductase has translation MLQDKVVVVTGGSRGLGRAMVQAFAAHGADVVIASRKIDSCNELAAKVEAEHGRRALPVACNVSSWEQCDELVETVYREFGRVDVLVNNAGLSPLYPSVDQVSEALFDKVIGVNLKGPFRLSALIATKMAAGEGGSIINISSIEAVRPDATAIPYAAAKAGLSNLTLGLAHTFGPSVRANTIQCGLFNTDIAAAWPEGFAEALLPSIPLRRIGEPEDIVGAALYLASEASAYCTGTTIRLDGGIA, from the coding sequence ATGCTGCAGGACAAGGTCGTCGTCGTCACCGGTGGAAGTCGCGGTCTGGGACGGGCGATGGTGCAGGCATTCGCCGCCCATGGTGCCGACGTGGTGATCGCCAGTCGCAAGATCGATTCCTGCAATGAGCTGGCCGCCAAGGTGGAGGCGGAGCACGGCCGTCGTGCGCTTCCGGTCGCGTGCAACGTCAGCTCCTGGGAGCAGTGCGATGAGCTGGTCGAGACCGTGTACCGCGAGTTCGGCCGCGTCGATGTGTTGGTGAACAACGCCGGGTTGTCCCCGTTGTACCCCAGTGTCGACCAGGTATCGGAAGCGTTGTTCGACAAGGTCATCGGGGTCAACCTGAAGGGTCCGTTCCGCTTGTCCGCCTTGATCGCCACCAAGATGGCTGCGGGGGAGGGCGGTTCGATCATCAACATCAGTTCCATCGAGGCGGTGCGCCCCGATGCGACGGCCATTCCCTACGCCGCGGCGAAGGCGGGGCTCAGCAATCTGACACTTGGCCTGGCCCACACGTTCGGTCCGTCCGTGCGTGCCAACACGATTCAGTGCGGGCTGTTCAACACAGACATCGCCGCGGCATGGCCGGAGGGCTTCGCCGAGGCGCTGCTGCCCAGCATTCCGCTGCGGCGCATCGGTGAACCAGAGGACATCGTCGGCGCGGCACTGTATCTCGCGAGCGAAGCGTCGGCCTACTGCACGGGAACCACGATCCGTCTCGACGGTGGTATCGCGTGA
- a CDS encoding TetR/AcrR family transcriptional regulator, producing the protein MTEASAKPRRGRPPASDGDAAATRRRIMDVATELFADKGFHATGVAEIGTAAGVRGGALYYHIGSKEELLWEILRSYIDEMLTEAVHIAGMNTPPAKRLRTLIGSYVILIVKHRKQVAIQVRDGSALTGERAAELQGLRDELQRCWQRVLDEGHDAGVFRTADHVVTNAILGMLNMVAVWYRAEGKSPAQIAKRIADMVLDGVQVNSPIEPQPTGSD; encoded by the coding sequence GTGACCGAGGCCAGCGCGAAACCGCGCCGAGGACGCCCACCGGCATCCGATGGGGATGCCGCGGCGACGCGTCGGCGGATCATGGATGTTGCCACAGAGCTCTTTGCAGACAAAGGATTTCATGCTACAGGGGTGGCCGAGATAGGAACGGCGGCCGGTGTGCGCGGCGGAGCGTTGTACTACCACATCGGGTCAAAAGAGGAACTGCTCTGGGAGATCCTGCGCAGCTACATCGACGAGATGCTCACCGAGGCAGTACATATCGCCGGAATGAACACTCCGCCGGCCAAGCGGCTGCGCACCCTGATCGGCTCCTATGTCATCCTCATCGTCAAACACCGCAAGCAGGTCGCCATCCAGGTCCGTGACGGCTCCGCATTGACCGGAGAGCGTGCCGCGGAACTGCAGGGATTGCGCGATGAGTTGCAGCGCTGCTGGCAGCGTGTTCTCGACGAGGGCCACGACGCCGGGGTGTTCCGCACGGCCGATCACGTGGTGACCAACGCAATCCTCGGCATGCTCAACATGGTGGCGGTTTGGTACCGCGCCGAGGGCAAGAGCCCGGCACAGATCGCCAAGCGCATTGCCGACATGGTTTTGGACGGTGTCCAGGTTAACAGTCCGATTGAACCCCAACCGACAGGAAGTGACTGA
- a CDS encoding sensor domain-containing protein, producing the protein MRWVPIIVLSTAALLTSCTHAIAGDAAAPSAVDKLYPVLPPRQADLEDRLLSASDVRAVADLTDVKTIPALETVLSTANTVSDCAYGYSLATRQQYLSFGAARIQAYAQTVGRVRRHTVGTALIVFETASSASQQFEQFAQRMSRCDGVHGVTSVGSIEERWTLSIVHSGQDEVNWTRSTDGSPWSCRLVARQRANYVASVMFCRLDPKDDKSEAMFTLLLDKLSR; encoded by the coding sequence ATGCGCTGGGTACCAATCATCGTGCTGAGCACGGCGGCACTGCTGACTTCCTGTACCCACGCGATCGCGGGTGACGCGGCCGCCCCGTCCGCAGTGGATAAGCTGTACCCGGTACTGCCGCCTCGACAGGCCGATCTGGAAGACCGGCTGTTGTCGGCATCGGACGTGCGGGCGGTAGCGGACCTTACGGACGTCAAGACCATCCCGGCGCTCGAGACGGTGTTGTCGACGGCCAACACGGTGTCAGATTGTGCGTACGGGTATTCGTTGGCCACACGGCAGCAGTACCTGAGCTTCGGCGCGGCCCGTATCCAGGCATACGCCCAGACCGTCGGAAGGGTACGACGGCACACGGTGGGCACGGCGCTCATCGTCTTCGAGACCGCCAGCTCGGCAAGTCAACAGTTCGAACAGTTCGCCCAACGAATGTCCAGATGCGACGGAGTGCACGGGGTGACCTCGGTGGGCAGCATCGAAGAGCGCTGGACGCTGAGCATTGTGCACAGCGGTCAGGACGAGGTGAACTGGACTCGCAGTACGGACGGCTCGCCGTGGTCGTGCCGGCTGGTGGCCCGCCAGCGCGCGAATTACGTGGCCTCGGTGATGTTCTGCCGTCTCGATCCCAAGGACGACAAGAGCGAGGCGATGTTCACGCTGTTGCTGGACAAGCTCTCCCGTTAG
- a CDS encoding dihydrolipoamide acetyltransferase family protein, which translates to MAVKQFLLPDLGEGLTEADLIAWKVKVGDEVKLNQVLADVETAKAMVELPSPYEGTVVALEAAENSTLAVGAPLISIEVAGAEPDGPANLVGYGPSESSGATRRRRRTASGAAALALVEQTEAPEPETVQPAAVTQPSPERVPAKPSVRKLAAELGVTLELISGTGIGGSITRQDVEAYTRSLTARAPQPEPHTPAAASDIAGAAAPAGAETRIPIAGVRKHTAAAMVRSAFTAPHVTEFLTVDMTATMELLAELKVRYPDLKLTPTTLVARMVLLTLRSHPSLNSAWDEQAGEIVVKHYVHLGVAAATARGLVVPNIKSANTMSLRELAGALAQLATTAREGKTAPADMSGGTFTLTNIGVFGVDAGTPIINPGEAAILALGSVAKRPWVVDGELAVRDVTTLALSFDHRLVDGEQGSKFLADLGAMLTDPRMALVV; encoded by the coding sequence ATGGCAGTCAAACAGTTTTTGCTCCCCGATCTCGGAGAGGGCCTCACCGAGGCGGACCTGATCGCCTGGAAGGTGAAGGTCGGCGACGAGGTGAAGCTGAACCAAGTGCTCGCCGACGTCGAGACCGCCAAGGCGATGGTCGAGCTGCCGTCCCCGTACGAGGGCACGGTGGTGGCATTGGAGGCGGCCGAGAACTCGACGCTGGCGGTGGGGGCACCGCTGATCTCCATCGAGGTGGCCGGCGCCGAACCGGACGGGCCCGCCAACCTTGTCGGCTACGGGCCGTCGGAATCCAGCGGCGCCACCCGTCGTCGGCGACGCACGGCATCCGGTGCGGCGGCACTCGCGCTCGTGGAACAGACGGAAGCCCCTGAACCCGAGACTGTTCAACCGGCTGCGGTGACACAACCGTCGCCGGAGAGGGTCCCGGCGAAACCGTCGGTCCGTAAGCTGGCCGCCGAGCTCGGCGTGACTCTCGAACTGATCAGTGGCACGGGGATCGGCGGCAGCATCACCCGGCAAGACGTGGAGGCCTACACGCGCAGCCTCACCGCGAGGGCGCCGCAGCCCGAACCCCACACCCCCGCCGCGGCATCGGATATCGCCGGTGCGGCGGCTCCCGCCGGCGCCGAGACCCGCATTCCGATCGCGGGCGTTCGCAAGCACACGGCCGCCGCGATGGTGCGCAGTGCCTTCACGGCACCGCATGTCACCGAATTCCTGACCGTGGACATGACCGCGACGATGGAGCTGTTGGCGGAGTTGAAGGTGAGGTATCCCGACCTCAAACTCACGCCGACCACCCTGGTGGCACGGATGGTGCTGTTGACGCTGCGGTCGCATCCCTCGCTCAACTCCGCCTGGGACGAGCAGGCCGGCGAGATCGTCGTGAAGCACTACGTACACCTCGGTGTGGCAGCCGCCACCGCGCGTGGGCTGGTGGTGCCGAACATCAAGAGCGCCAACACGATGTCGTTGCGGGAGCTGGCGGGTGCCCTCGCGCAGTTGGCGACAACAGCGCGGGAGGGCAAGACCGCCCCTGCCGACATGAGCGGTGGGACGTTCACCCTGACCAACATCGGGGTGTTCGGCGTCGACGCCGGTACTCCGATCATCAATCCGGGTGAGGCCGCGATCTTGGCGCTGGGTTCGGTCGCCAAGCGCCCGTGGGTGGTGGACGGCGAGCTCGCGGTTCGCGACGTCACGACGCTGGCGCTGTCGTTCGATCACCGGCTGGTGGACGGCGAGCAGGGGTCGAAATTCCTCGCGGATCTGGGTGCGATGCTCACCGACCCGCGGATGGCCCTGGTGGTTTAG
- the pdhA gene encoding pyruvate dehydrogenase (acetyl-transferring) E1 component subunit alpha, with protein METIQLLDPDGNRVENPAYSPLVADVDDGQLRALYEDMVVVRRIDNEATALQRQGELALWAPLLGQEAAQVGSARALKHDDFAFTSFREHGVAYCRGIEPTAMLQFWRGSTQSGWNPRDHNITAPAIIVGAQSLHATGYAMGVKFDGSDTAVIAYFGDGATSQGDVSEAFAFASSFGAPVVFFCQNNQWAISEPVRVQSHLPLAARGSGFGVPGIQVDGNDVLAVMAATRAALRRAREGSGPTLIEAVTYRMGPHTTSDDPTKYRNAAELDEWRAKDPLARVEKYLQARGALPDSEKQRIAARADEVAAELRAGCLGTIEPTAADMFNHVYAEPHSLVAAERRDYMEYLAGFEDEGIAS; from the coding sequence ATGGAAACCATCCAGCTCCTCGATCCGGACGGCAATCGGGTCGAGAATCCGGCGTACTCGCCGCTGGTCGCCGACGTCGACGACGGCCAGCTGCGGGCGTTGTACGAGGACATGGTGGTGGTCCGCCGCATCGACAACGAGGCCACGGCCCTACAGCGTCAGGGTGAACTCGCGCTCTGGGCGCCGCTGCTGGGGCAGGAGGCCGCGCAGGTCGGTTCTGCGCGCGCGCTCAAGCACGACGATTTTGCCTTCACCAGTTTCCGCGAGCACGGCGTCGCCTACTGTCGCGGCATCGAGCCCACCGCGATGCTCCAGTTCTGGCGTGGTTCAACACAATCAGGGTGGAATCCGCGCGACCACAACATCACCGCACCCGCGATCATCGTCGGTGCACAGTCACTGCACGCCACGGGTTACGCCATGGGAGTCAAGTTCGACGGATCGGACACCGCCGTCATCGCGTACTTCGGCGATGGAGCGACCAGCCAGGGCGACGTCTCCGAGGCCTTCGCCTTCGCGTCGAGCTTCGGTGCGCCCGTGGTCTTCTTCTGCCAGAACAACCAGTGGGCCATCAGCGAGCCGGTCAGGGTGCAGAGTCATCTGCCCTTGGCCGCGCGCGGGAGCGGATTCGGTGTCCCGGGTATCCAGGTCGACGGCAATGACGTGCTGGCGGTGATGGCCGCTACCCGCGCGGCATTGCGACGTGCCCGTGAGGGCAGCGGACCGACCCTCATCGAAGCCGTCACCTACCGGATGGGACCGCACACCACCTCCGACGACCCGACCAAGTACCGCAACGCCGCCGAGTTGGACGAGTGGCGGGCCAAGGATCCGCTAGCACGGGTCGAGAAGTACCTGCAGGCGCGGGGAGCCTTACCGGATTCGGAGAAGCAGCGCATCGCGGCCAGGGCAGACGAGGTAGCCGCGGAACTGCGCGCCGGATGCCTCGGCACCATCGAACCGACTGCGGCAGACATGTTCAATCACGTTTACGCGGAACCGCATTCGCTTGTCGCGGCGGAACGGCGCGACTACATGGAGTACCTGGCGGGCTTTGAGGATGAAGGGATCGCATCATGA